The following coding sequences are from one Diabrotica virgifera virgifera chromosome 2, PGI_DIABVI_V3a window:
- the LOC126880849 gene encoding uncharacterized protein LOC126880849: protein MSIDDNMTCENHEEADTKIVHHWETSSVKFTDHLICEPGIGRSQYPNGGIFLLSTKPLLGNKVPEDVHGVRSVFPESTQCFIEENNNEELRDPPFGEIIHYNMGSHRPSST, encoded by the exons ATGTCGATCGACGACAACATGACCTGCGAAAATCACGAAGAAGCCGACACGAAGATAGTTCATCAC TGGGAGACGTCAAGTGTCAAGTTCACTGACCACTTGATTTGTGAGCCCGGAATAGGTCGGTCACAGTACCCAAATGGCGGAATCTTTCTCTTAAGTACTAAGCCTTTATTGGGAAATAAAGTTCCCGAGGATGTACATGGTGTTCGCAGTGTTTTCCCAGAATCCACCCAGTGTTTTATAGAGGAAAACAATAATGAAGAACTGAGAGATCCG CCTTTTGGGGAAATAATACACTACAACATGGGAAGTCATAGACCCTCATCCACCTGA